The following are from one region of the Capsicum annuum cultivar UCD-10X-F1 chromosome 1, UCD10Xv1.1, whole genome shotgun sequence genome:
- the LOC107874369 gene encoding FT-interacting protein 3-like — protein sequence MQKGSTHEEFALKQTAPKIVGSGVMIGGDKVTVAYDLVEQMEYLYVRVVKAKELTKDVTGSFDPYVEVKVGNYKGITKHFEKKTNPEWNYVFAFSQDRLQASYIEVCVKDKDVVLDEMIGRIVFDLIDVPRRVPPDSSLAPQWYRLEDKRGEKLKKGEIMLAVWRGTQADDAFCDAWHSDAAAVGSEGISRIRGKVYLSPRLWYIRVNVIECQDLLPSEKNRQPECCVKVVCGNQALKTKICPIRSVNPMWNEDLVFVVAEPFEEPLVITVEDKVGSNFEFLGKCVLPLSIVPRRLDNKPVPSKWHNLEKHTVVEGEKKETKFASKIHLRLSLDGGYHVLDESVHYSSDFKPTSKLLWKSSIGLLELGIISATGLSAMKSKDGQGTTDAYCVAKYGPKWVRTRTIIDSFSPKWNEQYTWEVHDPCTMITVGVFDNGYLQGGKCTSIGKVRIRLSTLETEKVYTHSYPLIVLQPSGVKKMGEVQLAVRFSCTSYVNMLSKYAQPLFPKMHYAHPLSISQQDFLRFQTIQILSTRLGRAEPPLKKEVVDYMLDVGSHIWSLRRAKANFFRLMYVVSPIMAIGKWFDQICHWKNPLTTILIHILFIILVLYPELIVPTFFLYLFLIGIWHYRSKPIHPPHMDIHLSHAHAVVPDDLDEEFDTFPTTRGPDRVRMRYDRLRSIGGRIQTVIGDLATQGERFHSLLSWRDPRASALFVTFCLFAAVVMYVTPFQVVALLIGLYLLRHPRFRHKLPSMSTSFFKRLPARADCML from the coding sequence ATGCAGAAAGGTTCAACACATGAAGAGTTTGCTCTAAAGCAAACAGCTCCAAAAATTGTTGGATCAGGGGTGATGATTGGAGGAGATAAGGTAACCGTTGCCTATGACCTCGTCGAACAGATGGAATATCTCTATGTTCGCGTTGTCAAGGCTAAAGAGTTAACAAAGGATGTCACAGGGAGCTTTGATCCTTATGTTGAAGTAAAAGTTGGGAATTACAAGGGCATCACTAAGCATTTCGAGAAGAAAACCAACCCCGAATGGAACTATGTGTTTGCGTTCTCTCAGGATCGGCTTCAGGCTTCTTACATTGAAGTCTGTGTGAAAGATAAGGATGTCGTGTTGGATGAAATGATAGGAAGAATCGTGTTTGATCTCATTGATGTACCAAGAAGAGTTCCACCAGATAGTTCATTAGCCCCACAGTGGTATAGGTTGGAGGATAAAAGAGGCGAAAAGTTGAAAAAGGGGGAGATCATGCTTGCTGTTTGGAGAGGAACTCAAGCAGACGACGCGTTTTGTGATGCGTGGCATTCGGATGCAGCAGCTGTGGGAAGTGAGGGGATTTCAAGAATTAGAGGAAAGGTATATCTTTCTCCTAGACTTTGGTATATCAGAGTTAATGTTATTGAGTGTCAAGATTTGCTTCCAAGTGAAAAGAATCGCCAACCCGAGTGCTGTGTGAAAGTTGTATGTGGAAATCAGGCcttgaaaactaaaatttgtCCGATAAGAAGTGTCAATCCAATGTGGAATGAGGACTTGGTTTTTGTTGTAGCTGAACCATTTGAAGAGCCTTTGGTTATAACTGTGGAGGATAAAGTTGGATCAAATTTCGAGTTCTTGGGAAAATGTGTGCTTCCTTTAAGCATTGTCCCTAGAAGGCTTGACAACAAGCCTGTTCCTTCTAAATGGCACAATCTTGAGAAACATACAGTTGTAGAAGGGGAAAAAAAGGAGACTAAATTTGCTAGTAAGATTCATCTGAGGCTTAGTTTGGATGGCGGATATCACGTGTTGGATGAATCGGTACATTACAGCAGTGATTTCAAGCCAACGTCCAAGCTTTTGTGGAAATCAAGCATTGGACTACTTGAATTGGGGATCATTAGTGCAACAGGATTGTCAGCTATGAAGTCCAAGGATGGACAAGGGACGACAGATGCCTATTGTGTAGCTAAGTACGGGCCAAAATGGGTTCGGACAAGGACAATCATCGATAGTTTTTCACCAAAATGGAATGAGCAGTACACTTGGGAAGTGCACGATCCTTGTACCATGATCACAGTAGGGGTGTTTGATAACGGATACCTACAAGGGGGAAAATGTACGAGCATTGGAAAGGTGAGGATTAGGCTCTCGACCCTTGAAACCGAGAAGGTATACACACATTCCTATCCTCTTATTGTCCTGCAACCATCGGGCGTTAAAAAGATGGGAGAAGTTCAATTAGCTGTGAGGTTTTCATGTACATCTTATGTCAATATGCTGTCTAAATACGCTCAACCGTTGTTTCCAAAGATGCATTATGCTCATCCATTATCTATCAGTCAGCAAGATTTCCTCAGGTTCCAAACTATTCAAATACTGTCAACGAGGCTAGGCCGAGCTGAGCCACCGTTGAAAAAAGAGGTTGTGGACTACATGCTAGACGTTGGTTCGCATATATGGAGCTTAAGGAGGGCTAAGGCTAATTTTTTCAGATTAATGTATGTTGTGAGTCCAATAATGGCAATTGGGAAATGGTTTGATCAAATATGTCATTGGAAGAATCCACTTACTACAATTCTGATTCACATACTCTTTATAATATTAGTCCTCTACCCTGAACTGATTGTCCCTACATTCTTTCTTTACCTTTTCTTGATTGGCATTTGGCACTAtagatcaaaaccaatacatccACCTCACATGGACATCCATCTATCACACGCTCACGCTGTTGTCCCTGACGATTTGGATGAAGAATTCGATACATTCCCAACAACAAGGGGCCCGGATAGGGTGAGGATGAGATATGATCGTTTGAGGAGCATTGGAGGCAGGATACAGACCGTGATAGGGGACTTGGCAACTCAAGGGGAAAGGTTCCATTCATTGTTGAGTTGGAGAGATCCAAGGGCGTCGGCTTTGTTTGTCACATTCTGTTTGTTTGCTGCAGTAGTCATGTATGTCACACCATTCCAAGTCGTCGCGCTTCTCATTGGACTCTACCTGTTAAGGCACCCGAGATTTCGACACAAACTTCCTTCAATGTCTACTAGTTTCTTCAAGAGGCTGCCTGCAAGAGCAGATTGCATGTTATAG